Proteins encoded by one window of Dendropsophus ebraccatus isolate aDenEbr1 chromosome 4, aDenEbr1.pat, whole genome shotgun sequence:
- the C4H16orf87 gene encoding UPF0547 protein C16orf87 homolog isoform X1 → MSAARAKKVKMATKSCPQCDQQVPVACKSCPCGYIFISRKLLHGRQAERVHPTSENRSDPKRRRTERIKRERTNSTVSKDLENRRRSRSNSQSDPIRRGRGRPKTAATKKQEEEKEGRSSKHSGAKGTTAKYAEDVRVQRGDQGSRRQQWMGEEKQEKEVDMYANLSDEKAFVFSVALAEINRKIINQRLIL, encoded by the exons ATGTCCGCGGCCAGAGCCAAGAAAGTGAAGATGGCCACCAAGTCCTGCCCGCAGTGCGACCAACAG GTTCCTGTGGCCTGCAAGTCTTGCCCTTGTGGATATATCTTTATCAGCAGAAAACTTCTACACGGGAGACAGGCTGAGAGAGTACACCCCACCTCGG AAAACCGCTCCGATCCTAAGAGGCGGCGAACAGAGAGAATCAAGAGGGAAAGGACAAACTCTACTGTCAGTAAAGACTTGGAGAACAGGAGAAGGTCCCGATCCAACAGCCAGTCAGACCCTATACGCCGGGGGAGGGGCCGACCAAAGACAGCAGCCACCAAGAaacaggaagaagagaaag AAGGGAGGAGCAGCAAACACTCTGGAGCTAAAGGGACTACGGCAAAATATGCTGAAGATGTGAGAGTGCAGCGAGGAGACCAGggaagcaggaggcagcagtggaTGGGAGAAG AAAAACAGGAGAAAGAGGTAGACATGTACGCCAATCTCTCAGATGAAAAGGCTTTTGTGTTTTCAGTGGCGCTGGCAGAAATTAACAGAAAAATAATCAATCAGAGGCTGATACTATGA
- the C4H16orf87 gene encoding UPF0547 protein C16orf87 homolog isoform X2: MSAARAKKVKMATKSCPQCDQQVPVACKSCPCGYIFISRKLLHGRQAERVHPTSENRSDPKRRRTERIKRERTNSTVSKDLENRRRSRSNSQSDPIRRGRGRPKTAATKKQEEEKEKQEKEVDMYANLSDEKAFVFSVALAEINRKIINQRLIL, encoded by the exons ATGTCCGCGGCCAGAGCCAAGAAAGTGAAGATGGCCACCAAGTCCTGCCCGCAGTGCGACCAACAG GTTCCTGTGGCCTGCAAGTCTTGCCCTTGTGGATATATCTTTATCAGCAGAAAACTTCTACACGGGAGACAGGCTGAGAGAGTACACCCCACCTCGG AAAACCGCTCCGATCCTAAGAGGCGGCGAACAGAGAGAATCAAGAGGGAAAGGACAAACTCTACTGTCAGTAAAGACTTGGAGAACAGGAGAAGGTCCCGATCCAACAGCCAGTCAGACCCTATACGCCGGGGGAGGGGCCGACCAAAGACAGCAGCCACCAAGAaacaggaagaagagaaag AAAAACAGGAGAAAGAGGTAGACATGTACGCCAATCTCTCAGATGAAAAGGCTTTTGTGTTTTCAGTGGCGCTGGCAGAAATTAACAGAAAAATAATCAATCAGAGGCTGATACTATGA